The Hemicordylus capensis ecotype Gifberg chromosome 6, rHemCap1.1.pri, whole genome shotgun sequence genome window below encodes:
- the WNT3 gene encoding proto-oncogene Wnt-3 isoform X1 codes for MDYHLLGLILAFLIGDTKVLAGYPIWWSLALGQQYTSLGSQPILCGSIPGLVPKQLRFCRNYIEIMPSVAEGVKLGIQECQHQFRGRRWNCTTIDDSLAIFGPVLDKATRESAFVHAIASAGVAFAVTRSCAEGTSTICGCDSHHKGPPGEGWKWGGCSEDADFGVLVSREFADARENRPDARSAMNRHNNEAGRTTILDHMHLKCKCHGLSGSCEVKTCWWAQPDFRAIGDYLKDKYDSASEMVVEKHRESRGWVETLRAKYALFKPPTERDLVYYENSPNFCEPNPETGSFGTRDRTCNVTSHGIDGCDLLCCGRGHNTRTEKRKEKCHCIFHWCCYVSCQECIRVYDVHTCK; via the exons GTCCCTTGCATTAGGCCAGCAGTACACCTCACTGGGGTCCCAGCCGATCCTGTgtggttccatccctggcttagTGCCCAAGCAGCTTCGCTTCTGCCGTAACTACATTGAGATCATGCCCAGCGTGGCTGAGGGCGTGAAGCTGGGAATCCAGGAGTGCCAACACCAGTTCCGAGGCCGGCGTTGGAACTGCACTACCATCGATGACAGCTTGGCCATTTTTGGGCCTGTTCTAGATAAAG CCACACGAGAATCTGCCTTTGTCCACGCCATCGCCTCAGCGGGTGTGGCCTTTGCTGTCACACGCTCCTGTGCGGAGGGCACGTCAACCATCTGCGGCTGTGATTCACACCACAAGGGCCCACCAGGGGAAGGATGGAAATGGGGAGGTTGCAGCGAGGATGCCGACTTCGGTGTGTTGGTTTCACGGGAGTTTGCAGATGCCCGAGAGAACCGCCCAGATGCTCGCTCGGCCATGAACAGGCACAATAACGAAGCTGGAAGAACA ACTATCTTGGACCACATGCACTTGAAATGCAAGTGCCATGGCCTCTCAGGCAGCTGCGAAGTTAAAACGTGCTGGTGGGCCCAGCCAGATTTCCGGGCCATTGGTGACTACCTGAAGGACAAGTACGACAGCGCTTCAGAGATGGTGGTAGAGAAACATCGGGAATCCCGCGGGTGGGTGGAGACGCTGCGAGCCAAGTATGCCCTCTTCAAGCCACCAACAGAGCGCGACCTGGTCTACTACGAGAACTCTCCCAACTTCTGTGAGCCCAACCCCGAGACTGGCTCATTTGGCACCAGGGACAGAACGTGCAACGTGACTTCGCATGGAATTGATGGGTGCGACTTACTCTGCTGTGGCCGTGGCCACAACACCAGGacggagaagaggaaggagaagtgcCACTGCATCTTCCACTGGTGCTGTTATGTCAGCTGCCAGGAATGTATCCGGGTTTATGACGTCCACACCTGCAAATAA
- the WNT3 gene encoding proto-oncogene Wnt-3 isoform X2, with the protein MPSVAEGVKLGIQECQHQFRGRRWNCTTIDDSLAIFGPVLDKATRESAFVHAIASAGVAFAVTRSCAEGTSTICGCDSHHKGPPGEGWKWGGCSEDADFGVLVSREFADARENRPDARSAMNRHNNEAGRTTILDHMHLKCKCHGLSGSCEVKTCWWAQPDFRAIGDYLKDKYDSASEMVVEKHRESRGWVETLRAKYALFKPPTERDLVYYENSPNFCEPNPETGSFGTRDRTCNVTSHGIDGCDLLCCGRGHNTRTEKRKEKCHCIFHWCCYVSCQECIRVYDVHTCK; encoded by the exons ATGCCCAGCGTGGCTGAGGGCGTGAAGCTGGGAATCCAGGAGTGCCAACACCAGTTCCGAGGCCGGCGTTGGAACTGCACTACCATCGATGACAGCTTGGCCATTTTTGGGCCTGTTCTAGATAAAG CCACACGAGAATCTGCCTTTGTCCACGCCATCGCCTCAGCGGGTGTGGCCTTTGCTGTCACACGCTCCTGTGCGGAGGGCACGTCAACCATCTGCGGCTGTGATTCACACCACAAGGGCCCACCAGGGGAAGGATGGAAATGGGGAGGTTGCAGCGAGGATGCCGACTTCGGTGTGTTGGTTTCACGGGAGTTTGCAGATGCCCGAGAGAACCGCCCAGATGCTCGCTCGGCCATGAACAGGCACAATAACGAAGCTGGAAGAACA ACTATCTTGGACCACATGCACTTGAAATGCAAGTGCCATGGCCTCTCAGGCAGCTGCGAAGTTAAAACGTGCTGGTGGGCCCAGCCAGATTTCCGGGCCATTGGTGACTACCTGAAGGACAAGTACGACAGCGCTTCAGAGATGGTGGTAGAGAAACATCGGGAATCCCGCGGGTGGGTGGAGACGCTGCGAGCCAAGTATGCCCTCTTCAAGCCACCAACAGAGCGCGACCTGGTCTACTACGAGAACTCTCCCAACTTCTGTGAGCCCAACCCCGAGACTGGCTCATTTGGCACCAGGGACAGAACGTGCAACGTGACTTCGCATGGAATTGATGGGTGCGACTTACTCTGCTGTGGCCGTGGCCACAACACCAGGacggagaagaggaaggagaagtgcCACTGCATCTTCCACTGGTGCTGTTATGTCAGCTGCCAGGAATGTATCCGGGTTTATGACGTCCACACCTGCAAATAA